One Mesorhizobium sp. J428 DNA segment encodes these proteins:
- the amt gene encoding ammonium transporter, whose translation MTRILRQRGVWILIAAGLAAGSAPPHAAAAELSIETLKRDLDMSWTLLAAGLVLMMQVGFLLLEAGMVRSKNSINVAQKNLLDMVFAIVAFGAVGFMLAFAPSRGLPFGFDAGYLMVSNLGSWQTAFFVFQVMFCGTAATIVSGAVAERMRLFAYVLGSIFIALFIYPVFVHWAWGAALQPSESAFLGNMGFIDFAGSTVVHGTGAWVSLAACWIMGAREGRYDANGDPVRIAGHNPVLTTAGAMILFVGWIGFNGGSTVGASPDIAHIIANTVIAAGTGGTAGYLLGWHQDGVVYPEKAVCGMLGGLVAITAGCMVLGPVGAFLVGIVGGLVAIWGNDVVERDLKIDDAVGAIGVHGFAGVAGTLAVALLAPVENLPAGGRFAQLEVQATGVAVNFIWSFGVAVVFFWALSRITRLRVTSEEEQIGLNEAEHGTRMGIGHVEQALEKLVHGKADLTMRIPSVQGDESETLTRLFNGLMDSIQREEHARAETRRIARDAVEAERLSALANATFEAIVILQDGRIVDGNDKLAELFGTSLAKLKGRQLLDLIAPDCVGEVREAMTLSVVDPYECAIVDMAGTRIPVEMRGREVTYHGAKSRVGCIVDLRERKNAEDHIRHLALHDTLTGLPNRALFNEKLAAVTRSGRSDRGKTALLLIDLDRFKNINDIHGHPAGDRVIQISAQRLAELSPDGCLAARLGGDEFAILFPGLAFAAQAADLAFRIVSSLILPITLDDGTQVRVGASVGVSVADSPNELERLVSRTDTALYHAKHMGRNTYCLYEPGMDAQLEKRRAIEGDLAEALERGQFDLHFQPRISVATRRIVSYEALVRWHHPEKGMISPADFIPIAEQNGKIIAIGEWILREACRRARSELGGARVSVNVSPVQFRQRNFVEAVGAAIADTGIDPTMLELEITEGVLIDDDKRAHRLLSELKRLGVTIALDDFGTGYSSLGYLGRFPVDTIKIDRSFVRDMAKSDTAMTIVRTIAGLGDGLGMTIVAEGVETMDEARLLANFGCSEFQGYLLGRPMPVSAIPDIDHAAIAQTVEQCLATPLEEAA comes from the coding sequence ATGACGCGCATCTTGCGACAGCGCGGCGTTTGGATCCTGATCGCCGCCGGTCTGGCGGCGGGCAGCGCTCCGCCGCACGCGGCGGCCGCCGAATTGTCGATTGAAACCTTGAAACGCGATCTCGACATGAGCTGGACGCTGCTCGCGGCCGGCCTCGTGCTGATGATGCAGGTCGGCTTCCTGCTGCTCGAAGCCGGCATGGTCCGGTCGAAGAATTCGATCAACGTCGCACAGAAGAATCTCCTCGACATGGTGTTTGCCATCGTGGCCTTCGGCGCGGTCGGCTTCATGCTGGCCTTCGCGCCGAGCCGCGGCCTGCCTTTCGGTTTCGACGCCGGCTATCTGATGGTGTCCAACCTCGGTTCCTGGCAGACGGCCTTCTTCGTCTTCCAGGTCATGTTCTGCGGTACCGCGGCGACCATCGTCTCCGGCGCGGTCGCCGAACGGATGCGGCTTTTCGCCTATGTTCTCGGCTCGATCTTCATCGCACTCTTCATCTATCCCGTCTTCGTCCACTGGGCCTGGGGCGCCGCTCTGCAGCCGAGCGAAAGCGCGTTCCTCGGCAATATGGGCTTTATCGATTTCGCCGGCTCGACGGTCGTTCACGGCACTGGCGCCTGGGTCTCGCTCGCTGCCTGCTGGATCATGGGTGCGCGCGAAGGCCGCTACGATGCGAATGGCGATCCGGTCCGCATCGCCGGCCACAATCCGGTGCTGACCACGGCCGGTGCCATGATCCTCTTCGTCGGCTGGATTGGGTTCAACGGCGGCTCGACGGTCGGGGCTAGCCCCGACATCGCGCACATCATCGCCAACACAGTGATCGCCGCGGGCACGGGCGGCACCGCCGGCTACCTCCTCGGCTGGCACCAGGATGGCGTCGTCTATCCCGAGAAAGCGGTCTGCGGCATGCTCGGCGGGCTGGTGGCGATCACCGCCGGCTGCATGGTGCTCGGCCCGGTCGGCGCCTTCCTCGTAGGTATCGTCGGCGGCCTCGTCGCGATCTGGGGCAACGATGTCGTCGAGCGCGATCTCAAGATCGACGACGCCGTCGGCGCGATCGGCGTGCACGGCTTTGCCGGCGTTGCCGGCACGCTCGCCGTCGCACTCCTGGCGCCGGTCGAGAACCTCCCCGCCGGGGGCCGTTTCGCGCAGCTCGAAGTTCAGGCGACCGGCGTCGCCGTCAATTTCATCTGGAGCTTCGGCGTCGCCGTCGTCTTCTTCTGGGCGCTCTCCCGCATCACCCGGCTGCGCGTCACCAGCGAGGAGGAACAGATCGGCCTGAACGAGGCGGAACACGGCACCCGCATGGGGATCGGCCATGTCGAGCAGGCGCTCGAAAAGCTGGTGCACGGCAAGGCCGATCTCACCATGCGCATCCCCTCTGTCCAGGGCGATGAATCCGAAACGTTGACACGCCTGTTCAACGGGCTGATGGACAGCATCCAGCGCGAGGAGCATGCGCGCGCGGAAACCCGGCGCATCGCGCGGGACGCGGTCGAGGCCGAACGCCTGTCTGCACTCGCCAACGCGACCTTCGAAGCGATCGTCATCCTGCAGGACGGCAGGATCGTCGACGGCAACGACAAGCTCGCCGAACTCTTCGGAACCAGCCTCGCGAAACTGAAAGGCCGCCAGCTCCTCGACCTGATCGCGCCCGACTGCGTCGGGGAGGTTCGCGAGGCCATGACGCTGTCGGTCGTCGATCCGTACGAATGCGCGATCGTCGATATGGCGGGAACACGCATCCCCGTCGAGATGCGCGGCCGCGAAGTGACCTATCACGGCGCGAAGTCGCGCGTCGGCTGCATCGTCGACCTGCGCGAGCGCAAGAACGCCGAGGACCATATCAGGCACCTCGCGCTGCACGACACGCTGACCGGCCTGCCGAACCGCGCGCTCTTCAACGAAAAGCTTGCCGCGGTGACCCGTTCCGGCAGAAGCGACCGCGGCAAGACGGCGCTTCTCCTGATCGACCTCGACCGGTTCAAGAACATCAACGACATTCACGGTCACCCCGCCGGCGACCGCGTCATCCAGATTTCGGCGCAGCGCCTTGCCGAATTGTCGCCCGACGGCTGTCTCGCGGCCCGCCTCGGCGGTGACGAGTTCGCGATCCTGTTCCCGGGTCTCGCCTTCGCCGCGCAGGCGGCCGATCTCGCCTTCCGGATCGTCTCGAGCCTCATCCTGCCGATCACGTTGGACGACGGCACCCAGGTCCGCGTCGGCGCCAGTGTCGGCGTGTCCGTCGCCGACAGCCCGAACGAGCTGGAACGGCTGGTCTCACGCACCGACACCGCACTCTACCATGCCAAGCACATGGGCCGGAACACCTATTGCCTCTACGAGCCGGGAATGGACGCGCAACTGGAGAAGCGCCGCGCAATCGAAGGGGACCTCGCCGAAGCCCTCGAACGTGGCCAGTTCGACCTGCATTTCCAGCCGCGCATCTCCGTCGCCACTCGCCGGATCGTCTCCTACGAGGCGTTGGTGCGGTGGCACCATCCTGAAAAAGGCATGATCAGTCCGGCGGACTTCATCCCGATCGCCGAGCAGAACGGCAAGATCATTGCGATCGGCGAGTGGATATTGCGCGAGGCCTGCCGCCGCGCTCGTTCCGAACTCGGTGGCGCTCGGGTAAGCGTGAACGTCAGCCCGGTCCAGTTCCGCCAGCGCAACTTCGTCGAGGCGGTCGGCGCAGCCATCGCGGACACCGGCATCGATCCGACCATGCTGGAGCTGGAAATCACCGAAGGCGTGCTGATCGATGACGACAAGCGCGCGCATCGCCTTCTGAGCGAACTCAAGCGTCTGGGCGTCACCATCGCGCTCGATGATTTCGGCACGGGCTACTCGTCGCTGGGTTATCTAGGCCGCTTTCCCGTCGACACGATCAAGATCGATCGTTCCTTCGTCCGTGACATGGCGAAGTCGGACACCGCCATGACGATCGTCCGCACGATCGCCGGCCTGGGCGATGGGCTGGGCATGACAATCGTCGCGGAAGGCGTCGAGACGATGGACGAGGCGAGGCTGCTCGCCAACTTCGGCTGCAGCGAGTTCCAGGGCTACCTCCTGGGCCGCCCCATGCCGGTGTCCGCGATCCCCGATATCGACCACGCGGCGATCGCGCAGACCGTCGAGCAATGTCTCGCGACGCCCCTCGAAGAGGCTGCCTGA
- a CDS encoding Lrp/AsnC family transcriptional regulator, producing MRLDRIDITILDTLQTDGRISNAALAERAGLSQSACSRRLDALEKAGIIRGYHARISNTALGHQMTAIVHISLSGQFEKTLSDFESAVKRCPNILSCHLMSGEYDYILRIAAKDLADYERIHKEWLTALPHVTKINSSFALREIIDRVALGLKPEMA from the coding sequence ATGCGGCTAGACCGGATCGATATCACCATTTTGGACACGCTTCAGACGGACGGACGCATCTCCAACGCCGCGCTCGCGGAACGGGCCGGACTGTCGCAATCGGCCTGCTCGCGCCGTCTCGACGCGCTCGAAAAGGCCGGCATCATCCGCGGCTACCATGCGCGCATCTCCAACACAGCGCTCGGCCACCAGATGACGGCGATCGTGCACATCTCGCTGTCCGGCCAGTTCGAGAAGACGCTGTCCGACTTCGAGAGCGCGGTGAAGCGCTGCCCGAACATCCTCTCCTGCCACCTGATGTCCGGGGAATACGACTACATCCTGCGGATTGCGGCGAAGGACCTCGCGGACTACGAGCGCATCCACAAGGAATGGCTAACCGCGCTGCCGCACGTGACCAAGATCAATTCGAGCTTTGCGCTGAGGGAGATCATCGATCGCGTGGCGCTGGGGTTGAAGCCGGAGATGGCCTAG
- the ald gene encoding alanine dehydrogenase codes for MRVGCPKEIKNHEYRVGLTPGAVREYVAHGHDVLVETGAGAGIGADDNAYRAAGAKIAKTAAEVFERSDMIVKVKEPQPGEWVQLREGQILYTYLHLAPDPEQTAGLIASGVTAVAYETVTDDRGGLPLLAPMSEVAGRLAIQAGATALQKANGGRGVLLGGVPGVLPGKVAVIGGGVVGLHAARMAAGLGADVTIIDRSIPRLRQLDDLFAGRVHTRYSTVEALEEECFSADVVVGAVLIPGAAAPKLVTREMLSGMKKGSVLVDVAIDQGGCFETSHATTHAEPTYEVDGVIHYCVANMPGAVPVTSAHALNNATLHYGLQLADKGLKALADDHHLRNGLNVHRGKITNRAVAEALGFEMVEPRQVLAA; via the coding sequence ATGCGCGTCGGCTGCCCGAAGGAAATCAAGAATCACGAATATCGCGTCGGCCTCACCCCCGGCGCGGTGCGCGAATATGTGGCCCACGGCCACGACGTCCTGGTCGAGACCGGCGCGGGCGCCGGCATCGGCGCCGACGACAACGCCTACCGCGCCGCGGGCGCCAAGATCGCCAAAACCGCCGCCGAGGTGTTCGAGCGTTCCGACATGATCGTCAAGGTCAAGGAGCCGCAGCCGGGCGAATGGGTGCAGCTCCGCGAGGGCCAGATTCTCTACACCTATCTGCACCTCGCGCCCGATCCGGAGCAGACCGCGGGCCTGATCGCCTCCGGCGTCACCGCCGTCGCCTACGAGACTGTCACCGACGACCGCGGCGGCCTGCCGCTGCTCGCCCCGATGTCGGAAGTCGCCGGCCGCCTCGCCATCCAGGCCGGCGCGACCGCGCTGCAAAAGGCTAATGGCGGCCGCGGCGTGCTGCTCGGCGGCGTCCCGGGCGTCCTGCCGGGCAAGGTCGCCGTCATCGGCGGCGGCGTTGTCGGCCTGCATGCCGCCCGCATGGCCGCCGGCCTCGGCGCCGACGTCACCATCATCGACCGCTCGATCCCGCGCCTGCGCCAGCTCGACGACCTCTTCGCCGGCCGCGTCCACACCCGCTACTCCACCGTCGAGGCGCTCGAGGAAGAGTGCTTCTCGGCCGACGTCGTCGTCGGCGCCGTGCTGATCCCGGGCGCGGCCGCGCCCAAGCTCGTCACCCGCGAGATGCTGTCGGGCATGAAGAAGGGCTCCGTTCTCGTCGACGTCGCGATCGACCAGGGTGGCTGCTTCGAGACCTCGCACGCCACCACCCATGCCGAGCCGACCTACGAGGTCGACGGCGTGATCCACTACTGCGTCGCCAACATGCCGGGCGCCGTGCCTGTCACCTCGGCACACGCGCTCAACAATGCGACGCTGCACTACGGCCTGCAGCTCGCCGACAAGGGCCTGAAGGCGCTCGCCGATGACCACCACCTGCGCAACGGTCTGAACGTCCACCGCGGCAAGATCACCAACCGCGCCGTGGCCGAGGCCCTCGGCTTTGAGATGGTCGAGCCCCGGCAGGTTCTTGCCGCCTGA
- a CDS encoding OmpA family protein gives MLNRRNFLTAAAALAGSAVIGGTGEAFAQATTPSAARIEQELQAAPRKRLAPQERVTVQELRRRPEIRRIAPSIDIQSINFEFASAEIPRSQYRKVDNIATAMERILRRNRGEVFLIEGHTDAVGSFSSNQVLSERRAESLKRVLVREFGIPRRALETVGYGEEFLLVPTQREEWRNRRVTLRRVTDVVRPF, from the coding sequence ATGCTGAACCGCCGCAATTTTCTGACCGCCGCCGCCGCGCTGGCGGGTTCCGCCGTTATCGGCGGGACCGGAGAGGCGTTTGCCCAGGCGACCACGCCGAGCGCGGCGCGCATCGAGCAGGAGCTGCAGGCCGCGCCCCGCAAGCGCCTTGCGCCGCAGGAGCGCGTCACGGTTCAGGAACTGCGCCGCCGCCCCGAAATCCGCCGCATCGCGCCGTCGATCGACATCCAGTCGATCAATTTCGAGTTCGCCTCGGCCGAGATTCCGCGCTCACAGTACCGCAAGGTCGACAATATCGCGACTGCCATGGAGCGCATCCTGCGTCGCAACCGGGGCGAGGTGTTTCTGATCGAGGGCCATACGGACGCGGTCGGCTCGTTCTCATCCAACCAGGTCCTGTCCGAGCGTCGGGCGGAATCGCTGAAGCGTGTCCTGGTGCGCGAGTTCGGTATTCCGCGCCGTGCGCTGGAGACGGTCGGCTATGGCGAGGAGTTCCTGCTGGTGCCGACGCAGCGCGAGGAATGGCGCAACCGCCGCGTCACGCTGCGCCGGGTGACGGACGTCGTGCGGCCGTTCTAG